The genomic segment CGCCGCCGTCAACACCGTCGCCTCGCTCTTCTACTACCTGCGCTGGGTCGCGCCCGTGTTCCGCGCGGGGCCGCTCCGCACCGACGCGGGCGTCGCCGAGCCGCGGCCGTGGGCGGGGGCGGCGGCCCTGGCGGGTGCCGTCGGCGTCCTCGCCGTCGGCCTCCTCGCGGGCGTCGTCGTCGGGGCCGGGAGCGCCGGCGTCGTCCGGTGAGCGCCGCCGGGCCGACCCGGCGTTAGCCTTGACGGTCGTGGCGGAATTCATCTACACGATGTACAAGGCCCGCAAGGCCCACGGCGACAAGGTCATCCTCGACGACGTCACGATGTCGTTCTACCCCGGCGCCAAGATCGGCGTCGTGGGCCCGAACGGCGCCGGCAAGTCGACGATCCTCAAGATCATGGCGGGGCTCGACCAGCCGTCGAACGGCGAGGCCCGGCTGTCGCCCGGCTACAGCGTGGGCATCCTCCTGCAGGAGCCGCCGCTCAACGAGGAGAAGACCGTCCTCGGCAACGTCGAGGAGGGCCTCGGCGAGATCAAGCAGAAGCTCGACCGCTTCAACGAGATCAGCGCGGCCATGGGCGAGCCGGACGCCGACTTCGACGCGCTCATGGCGGAGATGGGCGAGCTCCAGGAGGCGCTGGACCACGCCGACGCGTGGGACCTCGACAGCCAGCTCGAGCAGGCGATGGACGCGCTGCAGTGCCCGCCGCCGGACGCCGACGTGTCCGTGCTGTCCGGCGGTGAGCGCCGCCGGGTCGCGCTGTGCAAGCTGCTGCTGAGCAAGCCCGACCTGCTCCTGCTCGACGAGCCGACCAACCACCTCGACGCCGAGAGCGTGAACTGGCTCGAGCAGCACCTGGCCTCCTACGCCGGGGCCGTGCTCGCCGTCACGCACGACCGGTACTTCCTCGACAACGTCGCGCAGTGGATCGCCGAGGTCGACCGAGGCCGGCTGTACCCCTACGAGGGCAACTACTCGACCTACCTGGAGAAGAAGCAGGAGCGCCTGCAGGTCCAGGGCAAGAAGGACGCCAAGCTCGCCAAGCGCCTGAAGGACGAGCTCGAGTGGGTCCGGATGAACGCCAAGGGCCGCCAGACCAAGTCCAAGTCGCGCCTGGCCCGCTACG from the Aquipuribacter sp. SD81 genome contains:
- the ettA gene encoding energy-dependent translational throttle protein EttA; amino-acid sequence: MAEFIYTMYKARKAHGDKVILDDVTMSFYPGAKIGVVGPNGAGKSTILKIMAGLDQPSNGEARLSPGYSVGILLQEPPLNEEKTVLGNVEEGLGEIKQKLDRFNEISAAMGEPDADFDALMAEMGELQEALDHADAWDLDSQLEQAMDALQCPPPDADVSVLSGGERRRVALCKLLLSKPDLLLLDEPTNHLDAESVNWLEQHLASYAGAVLAVTHDRYFLDNVAQWIAEVDRGRLYPYEGNYSTYLEKKQERLQVQGKKDAKLAKRLKDELEWVRMNAKGRQTKSKSRLARYEEMATEAERTRKLDFEEIQIPPGPRLGSTVIEVQDLHKGFDERGELISGLSFTLPRNGIVGVIGPNGVGKTTLFKTIVGLEEPDAGTVKVGETVKISYVDQTRGGIDPKKSLWEVVSDGLDYIQVGNVEMPSRAYVSAFGFKGPDQQKAAGVLSGGERNRLNLALTLKEGGNLLLLDEPTNDLDVETLGSLENALLDFPGCAVVISHDRWFLDRVCTHILAYEGDEKEPAKWFWFEGNFASYEANKIERMGPDAARPHRVTHRKLTRD